From one Plasmodium coatneyi strain Hackeri chromosome 9, complete sequence genomic stretch:
- a CDS encoding Serine esterase, whose protein sequence is MKEQKTNYRSESIFSTNRNLFEVLETIDDEKEAKRSANFFNNNKNILLNLFVNPNSNNHVDSILLEKKSHLNYGTNTKKEECKKVIDKEETNKGDAKTVRNDSPVCANKKWIEHFCWFCSLNLLDEVLEKEIYKEKIHPHVYDLIYDENTYFDTSSMMSVPYEFARFMLTQLDNNTLHDIKINNFIKEEKYLFKKFCRKYKDNEKYGNVGGGSGSGRPSSRSSSCGSRGSSPSSCSSGSVKSDHSLVYRSRTVNVRYSNYLNIRRELFNSGRGGGNSLDRANREDRAHHVGGSPQNANKLFYDSNNLGTCDSTDLFYCKKGALPDQMSSNNNNNSNNNSCDTLSLDSEGKSRKETAKRSPLAAVGDALNRNGREQISSSVSNTSSGRVAFRDNQASQKKKVRESNVLSYPLWKSPIGGGNRNGLNYRSGSGFSVGRVASKERKGKKERRLMSRRELRRRHFAKRGVRNNMQVKGDALWDPSLKRSHSFSIHRVDGGGTLCSDVPNGGGFPQEPRKDRLSSRSQRIYNKYKNNLNYIKQFYYIDETKKKPFPLCLYNIIKSYGSIKQCSRCYCFFNSVSCHCVECKRKSNMLLKNPHYFIFQHGLTASVHDFQNIVNPLLIKYPHLFVYITYSNQSHTFEGVDVGTERICTELNCLFKIINENINVSMIGHSLGGILNRSVLINLYRKKMFKNKRLINFITFACPHIGVHENMAIMKIFSTYLGAHTIDDLNNKTTLLLKIASVESINILKKFENIIFYGNAQSDWLVGIRTSLILPYTLFNEELIMFIIEQAKNVPEIPINIFSVVHLYMRKKKLLFFYFYQDLKNPNYLLNKRKDQNRFLDQMLQTIISSRKLLSCSQRKKFNIFMNYYGEAVTKEDAKKGKVKRKKKSPGDGNTLVDNVYVGDVSSSKSHSGCSKREDNTHLCEEQTSGDAPVQVNKRGASIQADDKAPVLHSTRDKPYLSDGVNVQKLPIHFRKNVNTGEVNRKSRRDLYHSNDKLSPMSVLPDRKASFFKSHTYEDIHLERDKERDATSQLVNDTNANGKAHTNGECTEKKTNQMSYYDKYLCIPDNYKIVSNSTVTESGGGMYSNDKVNNLGSCYVEGVPQEDGKSLQGNRHTNDRSKSSRPAKESSTPIGGSPHNANQSDTQESSQKKKLGDYKDFEKLFFDCLKRKIIHDIKTLDDNLKRKKKKTDMAQRKSFSLQNTINALKNYSLFYLKNGTEGGDLQNGCQNYQPIAEATLSLPAGQGSPVGDVTEGMHNGKSESCEEKTRNISNSPLSNESNKKKENSTLQLSEGKSEEYDYISEFFYTTSEDNEEGDANDESFGEEQPEQLREESSEQPHEQPQQEERSYNPKNSTSNANIAKKKWKGTTLLKGITKNDKKKYKQILFHIYTISNEQLIEKFYKNPELLYYEVLFYCLNQLPIQRYSISLPIYSNAHVQIIAHPRICSEESATVKHFLEHLIL, encoded by the exons atgaaagaacaaaaaacgAATTACAGAAGTGAGTCCATATTCTCCACCAACAGGAACCTCTTTGAGGTCCTGGAGACCATAGACgatgaaaaggaagcaaagagGAGTGCaaacttttttaataacaataaaaatattctgcTAAATTTGTTCGTGAATCCGAATAGCAACAACCATGTGGATAGCATtctgttggaaaaaaaaagtcacctTAACTATGGCACGAATacgaagaaagaagaatgcaAAAAGGTGATCGACAAGGAGGAGACAAACAAGGGGGACGCTAAAACTGTAAGGAATGATAGCCCCGTCTGTgcgaacaaaaaatggattgAACATTTCTGTTGGTTCTGTTCCCTTAACTTGTTGGATGAAGTTCtagagaaggaaatatataaggAGAAAATACATCCCCATGTTTACGATTTGATATATGATGAGAATACCTACTTCGACACGAGCTCCATGATGAGTGTGCCTTACGAGTTCGCTCGTTTTATGCTGACCCAGCTGGACAACAACACTCTACAcgatattaaaataaataattttattaaggAGGAGAAGTACTTGTTTAAAAAGTTTTGTAGAAAGTACAAGGACaatgaaaaatatgggaATGTTGGTGGTGGGTCCGGTTCTGGAAGGCCCTCCTCAAGAAGCAGCAGTTGCGGTAGTAGGGGAAGTAGCCCCAGTAGCTGCAGCAGCGGCAGTGTGAAGAGCGACCACAGTTTGGTTTACCGTAGCAGGACAGTTAACGTTCGTTACAGCAATTATTTGAACATACGGAGGGAGTTGTTTAACAGTGGTAGGGGGGGTGGGAATAGTTTGGATCGCGCTAACCGGGAGGATCGTGCTCATCACGTGGGGGGTAGCCCCCAGAATGCGAACAAGCTCTTCTACGATAGCAACAACTTGGGGACCTGTGACAGCACGGACCTGTTCTACTGCAAGAAGGGGGCACTGCCAGACCAAAtgagcagcaacaacaacaataacagcAATAACAACTCGTGTGACACCCTCTCCTTGGACAGTGAAGGGAAAAGCAGGAAAGAGACAGCAAAACGTTCCCCATTGGCAGCCGTGGGGGACGCACTGAATCGTAATGGTCGTGAACAGATCAGCTCCTCCGTCAGCAACACGAGTAGTGGTCGAGTTGCATTCAGGGATAACCAGGCGagtcagaagaaaaaggtgagAGAATCGAACGTGTTATCCTACCCCCTTTGGAAGAGTCCAATAGGGGGAGGGAACCGAAATGGTCTTAACTACCGCAGCGGTAGCGGGTTTAGTGTCGGACGGGTGGCGTCGAAggagaggaaggggaagaaggaaagaagattAATGAGTAGAAGAGAGTTGCGAAGGCGCCATTTCGCCAAGAGGGGCGTGCGTAATAATATGCAGGTGAAGGGGGACGCCCTGTGGGATCCTTCATTGAAGAGAAGCCACTCGTTCAGTATACATCGCGTAGACGGAGGTGGAACTCTCTGTAGTGATGTCCCAAACGGGGGAGGTTTCCCGCAGGAACCGCGGAAGGATCGCCTGAGCAGCCGCAGCCAAAGGATATACAACAAGTACAAGAACAACCTGAACTACATAAAGCAATTCTATTACATAGAcgaaacgaagaagaagccCTTTCCCCTATGTCTCTACAACATTATTAAGTCGTACGGGTCGATAAAGCAGTGCTCTCGATGCTACTGTTTCTTTAACTCTGTCAGTTGCCATTGTGTGGAGTGCAAGAGGAAGTCAAACATGTTGTTGAAGAATCCCCACTACTTTATATTTCAACACGGATTAACAGCTAGTGTGCACGATTTTCAGAATATAGTAAATCCCCTGCTGATTAAGTACCCCCATTTGTTCGTATACATAACATACAGCAATCAGAGTCATACATTTGAAGGGGTAGATGTCGGCACGGAAAGAATATGTACTGAACTGAAttgtctttttaaaataattaacgAAAATATTAACGTATCCATGATAGGGCATTCTCTTGGAGGCATTCTAAACAGATCTGTTCTAATAAAtctgtacagaaaaaaaatgtttaaaaataagaggttaataaattttattactttTGCATGTCCCCATATTGGCGTCCACGAAAATATGGCCAtcatgaaaattttttctacttaCCTCGGTGCCCACACAATTGACGACCTGAACAATAAGACGACTTTGTTGCTGAAAATAGCTAGCGTAGAAAgtattaatattttgaaaaaatttgaaaatattattttttatggaaaTGCTCAATCGGATTGGCTAGTCGGGATAAGGACCTCTCTCATTTTACCTTACACACTTTTTAACGAGGAGCTTATTATGTTTATAATAGAGCAGGCAAAAAACGTGCCGGAAATTCCCATCAACATATTTTCCGTGGTGCATCTAtacatgaggaagaagaagctgctcttcttttatttctaccAGGATTTGAAGAACCCAAATTATTTGCTAAACAAACGGAAGGACCAGAACCGTTTCCTCGACCAGATGCTACAGACCATTATTTCATCGCGCAAGTTGCTCTCCTGCTcgcagaggaagaagttcaacatttttatgaacTACTACGGGGAGGCGGTTACCAAGGAGgacgcaaaaaaagggaaggtgaagaggaaaaaaaagtccccTGGTGACGGAAACACACTAGTCGATAACGTCTATGTGGGTGATGTCAGCTCGTCCAAGTCCCACAGCGGGTGCTCCAAGAGGGAAGACAACACCCACCTGTGCGAGGAGCAAACTTCAGGTGACGCCCCTGTGCAGGTGAACAAGAGGGGTGCTTCGATCCAGGCGGATGATAAAGCACCCGTTCTGCACAGCACAAGGGACAAGCCCTACCTGTCAGACGGAGTGAACGTGCAAAAACTCCCTATCCATTTTAGGAAGAACGTCAATACAGGAGAGGTGAACCGAAAATCACGCAGGGACCTGTACCACTCCAACGATAAGTTGTCCCCCATGAGCGTTCTCCCT GACAGGAAGGCATCCTTTTTCAAGTCGCACACGTATGAGGACATCCACCTGGAGAGGGACAAAGAGAGGGATGCCACGTCTCAGTTGGTGAATGACACGAATGCAAACGGTAAGGCGCATACGAACGGCGAGTGCACAGAGAAGAAGACAAACCAAATGAGCTACTATGACAAGTATCTGTGCATTCCAGATAACTACAAAATAGTTAGTAACTCCACCGTCACGGAAAGTGGGGGGGGAATGTACAGTAATGATAAGGTTAACAACTTGGGGAGTTGCTATGTGGAGGGGGTACCCCAAGAGGATGGAAAATCCCTGCAGGGAAATCGTCACACGAACGATCGGTCTAAGAGTAGTCGACCCGCGAAGGAAAGCTCCACCCCCATCGGAGGAAGTCCCCACAACGCAAACCAAAGTGACACCCAGGAGAGTAgccagaagaagaagcttgGGGACTACAAAGACTTCGAGAAACTTTTCTTCGATTGCCTCAAGAGGAAAATTATACATGACATAAAAACGTTGGACGATAatttgaagaggaaaaagaagaagacggACATGGCTCAGAGGAAAAGCTTTTCCTTGCAAAACACGATCAACGCGCTGAAGAATTATTCGCTGTTTTACCTGAAGAATGGCACTGAGGGGGGTGACCTGCAGAACGGTTGCCAGAACTACCAGCCAATCGCCGAGGCTACACTGAGCTTACCGGCGGGGCAAGGCAGCCCCGTTGGCGATGTCACAGAGGGGATGCACAATGGGAAGAGCGAATCATGCGAGGAAAAAACGAGAAATATATCGAATTCCCCACTCTCCAATGAATcaaacaagaaaaaggaaaacagcaCGCTCCAGCTGAGCGAAGGGAAGAGTGAAGAATACGACTACATAAGTGAGTTCTTTTACACGACGTCTGAGGATAATGAGGAAGGCGATGCGAATGATGAGTCGTTTGGTGAGGAGCAACCTGAACAGTTACGTGAAGAGTCATCTGAACAGCCACATGAACAGCCGCAACAGGAGGAACGCAGCTACAATCCCAAGAACAGCACCTCAAACGCCAATATTGCGAAGAAGAAGTGGAAAGGAACGACGCTGCTAAAAGGAATTACAAAAAACGACAAGAAGAAATACAAGCAGAtcctttttcacatttataCCATTTCGAATGAGCAACTCATCGAAAAGTTTTATAAGAATCCCGAACTCCTCTACTATGAGGTTTTGTTCTACTGTCTAAACCAGCTACCCATTCAGCGCTACTCTATTTCGCTCCCCATATATTCCAATGCTCACGTGCAGATCATCGCACACCCACGTATCTGTTCGGAGGAGTCCGCCACGGTGAAGCACTTCCTGGAGCATCTGATTCTGTGA